Proteins encoded in a region of the bacterium BMS3Abin11 genome:
- a CDS encoding alpha/beta hydrolase family protein produces MKVVLLPGLDGTGILFKPLTDALSKDIDTMVISYPPDLNMSYRELVEFVMGQLPKEEFILVGESFSGPIAYQIALLKPKTIKSVIFVATFLENPRRYFLNLSRLLPKNFILTMPIPDFIVRYFILGSAVDRQVINLYKQTIKKRSPSVLSFRLNEISKLSASKEPCDLRAIYIQATNDLLVPGSCVEVFKKVFKRLNVFRVRGSHFILQTNPIACAEIIENEIRFITGQSTISMVCHDCKGL; encoded by the coding sequence ATGAAAGTTGTCTTACTACCAGGATTAGATGGAACAGGGATTTTATTTAAACCATTAACTGACGCTTTATCAAAAGATATAGATACGATGGTTATATCATATCCTCCAGATTTAAATATGAGCTATCGAGAATTAGTAGAGTTTGTTATGGGCCAACTTCCCAAAGAAGAATTTATCTTAGTTGGGGAGTCATTTTCTGGGCCTATTGCATATCAGATAGCATTACTTAAACCAAAGACTATTAAATCGGTAATATTTGTAGCAACCTTTCTCGAGAATCCACGGCGGTATTTTCTAAATTTATCCAGATTACTTCCAAAGAATTTTATTCTGACAATGCCTATACCGGATTTTATCGTGAGATATTTCATATTGGGTTCGGCTGTAGACAGGCAGGTTATAAATTTATACAAACAAACGATAAAAAAAAGATCACCAAGCGTCCTTTCGTTTAGGCTAAATGAAATAAGTAAACTTTCGGCAAGTAAGGAACCATGTGATTTAAGAGCAATATACATACAGGCAACGAATGATTTGCTGGTTCCAGGTTCATGTGTGGAGGTATTTAAAAAAGTGTTTAAAAGATTAAATGTATTTCGTGTAAGAGGCTCTCATTTTATACTACAAACAAACCCAATAGCTTGTGCGGAAATCATAGAAAATGAAATACGCTTTATAACAGGGCAGTCAACCATTTCCATGGTTTGTCACGACTGCAAAGGATTATAA